The following proteins come from a genomic window of Oncorhynchus masou masou isolate Uvic2021 unplaced genomic scaffold, UVic_Omas_1.1 unplaced_scaffold_2___fragment_4___debris, whole genome shotgun sequence:
- the rnf180b gene encoding E3 ubiquitin-protein ligase RNF180, whose product MDNPGAVAMLRCRKCRKGFVDTACLHPIVPDDDTTAAGTCSVWHMNVDTLPEWILTSVHQAQWTVGKLNCGNCGARLGGFNFLNNTKCPCGQESTVHLSKSRVDQDHKRYLHVVRPQTTRGRGGPGCLKGEPVGSHSEQYRSEVGEDFLVGSQLCCTSVSRLNAESRPITTHPDAFFQLADIRATQSVPLSSPSIVSHTKFGARGRLEPSCSSGSQTGPVEVTEGEVRTGTEQLPYSPVVSHTPHLFATSIIRSPTCLSRLTRETPGSRLLSLRGPGVSHIPGEQEEERRGTPTELQAQVVANNASPARQRFSKKEKNWLKSQRRKQRKKERWLHSQEQSVTGLLTDSEEVDREGYTCAVCLDVYFSPYSCHPCGHIFCEPCLRTLAKNRPANTPCPLCRTLISHTLFQKELNQTAKTFFPKVYHSRKHNFQKANCAKWPLPNCPKRFRIFWRYQGQVAPGRWWHFAPAGFALDALDLADMRGWFFDIDLVIIYIHSVNWILALLVLCFLAYLFLS is encoded by the exons ATGGACAACCCAGGGGCAGTGGCTATGCTCCGCTGCAGGAAGTGTCGTAAAGGTTTTGTAGACACAGCATGCCTGCATCCG ATAGTGCCTGATGATGACACAACGGCAGCAGGTACATGCAGTGTCTGGCACATGAACGTTGATACACTGCCAGAGTGGATACTGACGTCAGTTCACCAG GCCCAGTGGACAGTGGGGAAGCTGAACTGTGGGAACTGTGGTGCTCGCCTGGGTGGCTTCAACTTTCTCAACAACACCAAATGCCCCTGTGGTCAGGAGTCCACCGTGCACCTTAGCAAGAGTCGGGTCGACCAGGACCACAAACGCTACCTTCATGTGGTCAGACCGCAGACGACGAGAGGTAGGGGAGGACCGGGCTGCCTGAAGGGCGAGCCGGTGGGTTCTCACAGTGAGCAGTACAGGTCTGAAGTCGGGGAGGACTTTCTGGTTGGCTCACAGCTCTGCTGTACTTCTGTGTCCCGCCTTAACGCTGAGAGCCGACCAATCACAACACACCCAGATGCCTTTTTCCAGTTGGCTGACATCAGAGCCACCCAATCAGTTCCATTGAGCTCCCCCAGCATTGTTTCTCATACGAAGTTTGGTGCGAGGGGCAGGTTGGAACCCTCCTGTAGCTCTGGCTCCCAGACTGGCCCTGTTGAAGTGActgagggagaggtgaggactGGGACAGAGCAGCTGCCCTATTCACCTGTTGTGTCCCACACCCCTCATCTATTTGCAACGAGTATTATTAGGTCGCCTACCTGCCTATCACGTCTGACTAGAGAGACCCCTGGTTCTCGTCTTCTCTCCCTGAGAGGGCCAGGTGTCTCCCACATCcctggagagcaggaggaggagagaaggggaaccCCCACAGAGCTCCAGGCCCAGGTAGTAGCCAACAATGCTTCTCCAGCCAGACAAAGGTTCAGCAAGAAAGAGAAGAACTGGCTGAAGAGCCAGAGGaggaaacagaggaagaaagagcGCTGGCTCCACTCCCAGGAACAG AGTGTGACAGGGCTGCTAACAGACAGtgaggaggtggacagagagggcTACACCTGTGCTGTGTGCCTGGatgtctacttcagtccctatagctGTCACCCCTGTGGCCACATCTTCTGTGAGCCCTGCCTCCGCACGCTGGCCAAGAACCGGCCAGCCAACACCCCCTGTCCCCTCTGCCGCACCctcatctcacacacactcttccaGAAAG AGCTCAACCAGACAGCTAAGACTTTTTTCCCGAAGGTCTACCACTCACGGAAACACAACTTTCAAAAAGCCAACTGTGCTAAATGGCCTCTTCCCAATTGCCCAAAACGTTTCCGCATCTTTTGGA GGTACCAGGGGCAGGTGGCTCCAGGGAGGTGGTGGCACTTTGCCCCAGCAGGCTTTGCCCTGGATGCCCTGGACCTGGCCGACATGCGCGGCTGGTTCTTCGATATTGACCTGGTCATCATCTACATCCACTCTGTCAACTGGATACTGGCCCTGCTGGTTCTTTGCTTTCTAGCATACCTATTCTTGTCTTGA
- the htr1ab gene encoding 5-hydroxytryptamine (serotonin) receptor 1A b, translating into MEERNNSTAAWFLFDFQNETSTATSEEVKLSSQIFPSFLLAALILCAVFGNACVVAAIALERNLQNVGNYLIGSLAVTDLMVSVLVLPMAALYQVLNRWALGQVPCDIFISLDVLCCTSSILHLCAIALDRYWAITEPIEYMKKRTPRRAAVLISVTWFVGFSISVPPMLIMRSQPSSKAEDIANPEQCIISRDPWYTIYSTFGAFYIPLILMLVLYGRIFKAARFRIRRTVRKTDKKKVSDSCLGLSPTLFHKRTNGDPSKSWKRSVKPKPTLCVNGAVKHAEDGESLEIIEVHSNSKNNLPLPNTPKSEPLFESRHDKNMEAKRKMAMARERKTVKTLGIIMGTFIFCWLPFFIVALVMPFCQSCQMPKWLEDVINWLGYSNSLLNPIIYAYFNKDFQSAFKKIIKCHYFKT; encoded by the coding sequence ATGGAGGAAAGAAACAACTCGACGGCCGCATGGTTTCTATTTGATTTTCAAAACGAAACCTCGACAGCTACTTCCGAGGAGGTGAAATTAAGTTCCCAAATCTTCCCGTCCTTTCTCCTGGCTGCGCTCATTCTCTGTGCCGTATTTGGTAACGCGTGTGTGGTTGCAGCTATCGCCCTGGAGAGAAATCTTCAGAATGTAGGGAACTATCTGATCGGGTCTCTGGCCGTGACTGACTTGATGGTATCGGTTCTGGTGTTGCCAATGGCTGCCCTTTACCAAGTCTTAAACAGGTGGGCTCTCGGACAGGTACCGTGTGATATTTTTATCTCTTTAGATGTGTTATGTTGTACATCATCCATTCTGCACCTGTGCGCCATCGCCTTGGACAGGTACTGGGCCATTACCGAACCCATAGAGTATATGAAGAAGAGGACGCCCAGAAGAGCGGCGGTTCTGATCAGTGTCACTTGGTTTGTCGGGTTCTCTATCTCTGTTCCACCCATGTTGATCATGCGTTCCCAGCCGAGTAGTAAGGCGGAGGACATAGCAAACCCCGAGCAATGCATTATTAGTCGAGACCCATGGTACACAATCTACTCAACATTTGGCGCGTTCTACATTCCGTTGATACTCATGTTGGTCTTATATGGGCGGATATTCAAAGCCGCGAGGTTTAGAATCAGGAGAACCGTGCGTAAAACAGATAAAAAGaaagtgtctgattcttgtttgggACTGTCCCCTACTCTTTTCCACAAGAGGACCAATGGGGACCCGAGTAAAAGCTGGAAGAGGAGCGTGAAGCCCAAACCGACCCTATGCGTAAACGGCGCGGTCAAGCACGCGGAGGACGGCGAGTCGCTGGAGATCATCGAGGTTCACAGCAACTCGAAAAACAACCTACCACTCCCCAACACCCCCAAATCCGAACCGCTCTTTGAGAGTAGACACGATAAGAACATGGAGGCAAAGAGAAAGATGGCCATGGCCAGAGAGCGCAAAACGGTAAAGACGCTGGGTATCATTATGGGAACTTTTATATTTTGCTGGTTGCCTTTCTTTATCGTTGCCCTGGTAATGCCCTTTTGCCAGTCGTGCCAAATGCCAAAGTGGCTCGAGGACGTCATTAACTGGCTCGGGTATTCCAACTCCCTACTGAATCCCATAATTTACGCATACTTCAACAAGGACTTCCAAAGTGCTTTTAAGAAAATAATAAAATGTCACTACTTCAAAACATAA